From a single Candidatus Thorarchaeota archaeon genomic region:
- a CDS encoding transglutaminase family protein, translating to MRLKIEMQANIHNRGSSRIKDGKMVWFLLTDMANQFVSSIDVFPPARVVEKAERNMVAVIKVPDLSPGESFSPTVILRIDTTTRDWLMETVDTPEPIKRSIIGTYCKMQKYWETEDSMIQRLSEKVAERSHSDESYAREAMKVVRESVKLKTYLEERRGAARAVREREGDCDEHADLFIALTRAVQIPSRRVVGHYFQGGPTPEPHAWCEVFLDGKGWVPVDPALGRFGVLTESYFSRIRQGLVSERPTIQFKYSRAAQVPVDIEEDVTWTILQNGNSH from the coding sequence TTGAGACTTAAGATTGAAATGCAGGCCAACATCCATAATCGAGGTTCTTCTCGGATCAAAGACGGGAAGATGGTCTGGTTTCTTCTTACCGATATGGCGAACCAATTTGTGAGTTCGATCGATGTCTTTCCCCCCGCGCGTGTTGTAGAAAAGGCGGAACGCAATATGGTGGCTGTCATCAAGGTTCCCGATCTCAGTCCTGGTGAGAGCTTCTCTCCCACCGTCATTCTCAGAATTGACACGACGACTCGTGACTGGTTGATGGAGACCGTTGACACTCCCGAACCCATCAAACGTAGTATAATTGGCACATATTGTAAGATGCAGAAATACTGGGAGACCGAAGACTCGATGATCCAGCGCTTGTCTGAGAAGGTTGCCGAACGAAGCCACAGTGATGAGTCCTATGCCCGTGAAGCCATGAAAGTTGTCCGTGAGAGCGTGAAGCTCAAGACCTACCTTGAGGAGCGACGGGGCGCAGCTCGTGCGGTGCGGGAACGCGAGGGTGACTGTGACGAGCACGCGGACCTCTTTATTGCTCTGACCCGAGCCGTACAGATCCCTTCGCGCCGAGTTGTGGGACACTATTTTCAGGGCGGTCCTACTCCCGAGCCTCATGCGTGGTGTGAAGTGTTTCTAGATGGAAAAGGATGGGTCCCTGTCGATCCGGCTCTGGGTCGGTTTGGTGTATTGACAGAGAGCTACTTTTCTCGGATACGGCAGGGTCTCGTGTCGGAACGGCCGACTATCCAGTTCAAATACAGTAGAGCAGCTCAGGTTCCCGTTGACATCGAGGAAGATGTCACATGGACGATCCTCCAGAACGGCAATTCCCATTGA
- a CDS encoding PD-(D/E)XK nuclease family protein — translation MSTDEKHIVRRELQHGKIAYKFQWNVTNHERLGKTTGDLAALWAHLNTIVEGKIPSEPFTSPFYRRASSLRLKKMSNATKIGLRNRFLRKGLISENVNDDLVKKIREYHRLRGDKSYSSDHSILTEFLNHDPQTLAIEVPVWSEQEGLSGHIDLVRFVNGTIEIADYKPGPMERTKSRFLNAVPQIAAYGEMMAHHLAATLRSAIEAPLLPKIQCSIFDTHSCWHFGAEMFVNLRAANLLDE, via the coding sequence ATGAGTACCGACGAAAAACATATCGTGCGAAGAGAACTTCAGCACGGGAAGATCGCCTATAAATTCCAGTGGAATGTCACAAATCACGAACGGCTCGGCAAGACCACGGGAGACCTTGCAGCACTATGGGCACACCTCAACACGATCGTTGAGGGAAAGATTCCTTCAGAACCCTTTACTTCACCGTTCTATCGACGGGCATCATCACTTCGACTCAAAAAGATGTCAAATGCAACGAAGATCGGGCTGCGAAATAGATTCTTACGCAAGGGTCTCATAAGTGAGAATGTGAACGACGATCTTGTCAAGAAGATACGAGAGTATCACAGATTACGCGGCGACAAGTCATACTCATCCGACCACTCGATCCTGACAGAGTTTCTCAACCATGATCCTCAGACCCTCGCAATTGAAGTTCCGGTCTGGTCAGAACAGGAGGGACTCTCGGGGCACATTGATCTCGTGAGGTTCGTCAACGGAACGATCGAGATCGCAGACTATAAACCGGGACCAATGGAACGCACAAAATCACGATTTTTGAATGCAGTACCGCAGATTGCCGCATACGGGGAGATGATGGCACATCATCTGGCAGCGACGCTGAGGAGCGCGATCGAGGCGCCATTACTTCCGAAGATCCAATGCAGTATCTTTGACACACACTCGTGCTGGCATTTTGGCGCAGAGATGTTCGTCAACCTGCGAGCGGCAAATCTGCTTGATGAGTGA
- a CDS encoding FAD-binding oxidoreductase: protein MKVIKPANVHPLYSDIAGIVGDDRVSDNQLIISAYSKDASHLTAERPGIVVLPTTVEEVQAVVRLCASTKTPLITAGGRNGICGACLPRVKEAVMLDMTKMDKIVYLNEDVMTVTVEAGMRWAELIHRLDEHGYKLGFRGPYGGNAGTVGGSASSNSIGYAASKFGPTAESVVSVEVVLANGEVLRTGTGWNRTAQLFARYSAYNDLTGLFMGDYGTLGVKTKLTLKIYPKAEIFTYGDFGFKTLKDSTAAFLEVQKYGLTEELNLLADRQSTDTFFPGFLDSHPEIHSLFAAIVQETDEALAQRKMELIREIAFKHGGKDLGNFASQMHWGEMFNLVQPLFNNGFWLNTCHLRPIPTIPIIMEKLWAIFKKYNMPKNGVKWIASVLGSDRTYATGWFTIFTPAKERMDEVLKIWNEMLDAIIDTGACPYWSGLLWEDRVMRRTDPVFLQVHRTIKKALDPDNILNPHVFEEVH from the coding sequence ATGAAAGTGATCAAGCCAGCGAACGTTCACCCGCTCTATTCTGACATTGCAGGAATCGTCGGTGACGACCGTGTCAGTGATAATCAACTGATCATCTCAGCGTACAGTAAAGATGCTTCTCATCTGACAGCAGAGCGCCCCGGCATAGTTGTCTTACCCACGACTGTGGAAGAGGTGCAGGCGGTAGTCCGGCTCTGTGCCTCCACAAAGACCCCACTCATTACTGCTGGTGGCCGTAATGGTATCTGTGGTGCATGTCTTCCACGTGTGAAGGAAGCAGTCATGCTTGACATGACCAAGATGGACAAGATCGTTTATCTGAACGAAGATGTCATGACCGTGACCGTGGAGGCGGGTATGAGATGGGCCGAGTTGATCCACCGACTTGACGAGCACGGATACAAGCTGGGCTTTCGAGGGCCTTACGGTGGCAATGCGGGTACTGTCGGAGGTTCTGCAAGTAGTAATAGTATTGGCTATGCGGCTTCAAAGTTTGGACCTACTGCCGAGAGTGTGGTCTCGGTAGAAGTAGTATTGGCCAATGGCGAGGTCTTGCGGACAGGCACTGGTTGGAATCGCACAGCCCAGCTCTTTGCCCGATATTCTGCTTACAATGATCTGACAGGCCTCTTCATGGGCGATTACGGAACACTTGGTGTAAAGACCAAATTGACTCTGAAAATCTATCCGAAGGCCGAGATTTTCACGTATGGCGATTTTGGATTTAAGACGCTCAAAGACTCTACTGCTGCATTTCTTGAGGTTCAAAAGTACGGGCTGACGGAGGAGCTTAATCTCCTTGCTGATCGGCAGTCCACTGACACATTCTTCCCCGGCTTCTTGGACAGTCATCCTGAGATCCACTCGCTCTTTGCAGCGATCGTTCAAGAGACCGATGAGGCACTGGCTCAACGCAAGATGGAACTCATCCGAGAGATCGCATTCAAACATGGGGGAAAGGATCTTGGGAACTTTGCCTCACAGATGCATTGGGGTGAGATGTTCAATCTTGTTCAGCCATTATTCAATAATGGGTTCTGGCTTAACACCTGTCATCTCCGGCCGATCCCAACAATTCCTATCATCATGGAAAAGTTGTGGGCGATCTTCAAGAAATACAACATGCCGAAAAATGGCGTCAAGTGGATTGCCAGCGTGCTTGGTTCAGACCGGACCTATGCGACAGGCTGGTTTACGATCTTCACGCCTGCGAAAGAGCGCATGGACGAGGTCCTCAAGATCTGGAATGAGATGCTTGACGCCATAATAGACACTGGTGCCTGTCCCTATTGGAGTGGATTGCTCTGGGAAGACCGTGTGATGAGACGGACCGATCCCGTATTCCTTCAAGTCCATCGCACGATAAAGAAGGCGCTGGATCCTGATAATATTCTCAATCCACATGTGTTTGAGGAGGTGCACTAA
- a CDS encoding (Fe-S)-binding protein — MELTNLRQYQDELWLCARCGDCSLADKTVASHRDVYLPCAVKNVLGFEVYDARGRIMVMNDLLDGNLEVTEDFVDWLYTCTTCKSCQETCTANADGIRLPEMVEALRRDVVAAGITVPKHDAIEESIVQHGNPYKEPAEKRLELFGERDWPETAEVVYFVGCTSAYREKEIARTTVELLDKIGVDFTVMSDEKCCGSVLLRLGHTEPFGELTEHNIEAIKKTGAKTVVTACAGCFRTWKIDVPKEGYKYPFEVMHITEYIDQMVQEGRVGFKAPTGVKVTYHDPCHLGRHAGVYEAPRRVLQSVEGLELVEMLTNRRYAHCCGSGGGVKSSFGDLADAVAANRIAEAEDTGAKILVTACPFCHRGLEDGAKYAGSDMKIIDLPTFVLQYVSEHGETSEVSNPLKEQFMEYLRRHPKIFDGLKKGAVIDYDIDGDRFHILVTGKKQIDVIPVRAENPDVELMFSPAAVERLVQFDSEDEYAAQFGRFFKEPTDDEWIKFNLRLNIVKLVMKGYRKFAQKAGLL, encoded by the coding sequence ATGGAACTGACAAATCTCAGGCAATACCAAGATGAGCTCTGGCTGTGCGCTAGATGTGGCGACTGTTCGTTGGCTGACAAGACGGTTGCCTCACACAGAGATGTGTATCTCCCTTGTGCAGTGAAGAATGTGCTTGGGTTTGAGGTGTATGACGCACGTGGTCGTATCATGGTCATGAACGATCTTCTCGACGGGAATCTTGAGGTCACCGAGGATTTTGTAGACTGGCTCTATACATGTACCACCTGCAAGAGTTGCCAAGAGACCTGTACGGCCAATGCCGACGGGATCCGTCTTCCTGAGATGGTGGAGGCACTTCGGCGTGATGTGGTCGCTGCCGGGATCACTGTGCCCAAGCATGATGCGATTGAGGAGTCGATTGTCCAACATGGAAACCCCTACAAGGAGCCTGCAGAGAAACGCTTGGAACTCTTTGGGGAACGGGACTGGCCGGAGACCGCAGAGGTAGTGTATTTTGTTGGTTGTACTAGCGCGTACCGTGAGAAAGAGATCGCGCGCACGACCGTCGAGCTACTCGACAAGATCGGAGTTGATTTTACAGTCATGTCCGATGAGAAGTGCTGTGGATCCGTTCTCCTGCGTCTGGGTCATACCGAGCCCTTTGGTGAACTGACGGAACATAATATTGAGGCGATTAAAAAGACTGGTGCAAAGACCGTTGTGACAGCTTGTGCTGGATGTTTCAGGACATGGAAGATTGATGTTCCTAAAGAGGGGTACAAGTATCCCTTCGAGGTCATGCACATAACCGAGTACATTGACCAGATGGTCCAAGAGGGACGGGTGGGCTTTAAGGCCCCCACGGGTGTAAAGGTCACCTATCATGATCCCTGTCATCTTGGTCGGCATGCAGGAGTGTACGAGGCGCCACGTCGGGTTCTCCAGTCCGTTGAGGGGCTTGAACTCGTAGAGATGTTGACCAACCGGCGCTATGCCCATTGCTGTGGTTCTGGCGGTGGTGTGAAGAGCAGCTTTGGGGATCTTGCCGATGCCGTCGCGGCGAATCGTATTGCTGAGGCTGAGGATACTGGTGCAAAGATTCTTGTTACAGCCTGTCCTTTCTGTCACAGAGGGCTTGAAGATGGAGCCAAATATGCTGGAAGTGATATGAAGATTATTGACCTTCCAACTTTTGTGCTACAATATGTGAGCGAGCATGGAGAAACGAGTGAAGTGTCGAACCCACTAAAAGAGCAATTCATGGAGTACCTGAGAAGACATCCGAAGATCTTTGACGGTCTCAAGAAGGGCGCAGTCATCGATTACGATATTGACGGTGATCGGTTTCATATTCTTGTGACCGGAAAGAAACAGATCGATGTGATTCCGGTTCGCGCTGAGAACCCTGATGTGGAACTGATGTTCTCACCAGCTGCCGTTGAGCGGCTTGTGCAATTTGATAGTGAGGACGAGTATGCCGCACAATTCGGTCGTTTCTTCAAAGAACCCACTGATGATGAGTGGATCAAGTTCAATCTTCGGCTCAATATCGTCAAATTGGTGATGAAGGGATACAGGAAGTTTGCACAGAAGGCTGGTCTGCTATAG
- a CDS encoding glycosyltransferase family 2 protein, translating into MVRILALTEYFNEEKNIPGLVENIMAQSLTPKYWILIDDGSSDNSTQVFVDLLKKHHISYSITYGDKKQTPNPNLQGRAFRRVRELNSDWLDKNQFDFLIKIDADTRLPEDYIERAVDLLQKDPQIGCFSGQVLGDRRRRMPSGTGRLVRWGVVKLTRNRYWDLDPDTLWDIKAILHGYRIMVGDESFTIKTIRPTAVHSPRGAYLMGQRMAYVRCNTLLVVARSIKRVVKRDCPLQFLKGYLSEWLKMGNPWRSNDPDVRYFYGLSYFIKYGLKT; encoded by the coding sequence ATGGTCAGAATACTTGCCCTCACTGAGTATTTCAATGAGGAAAAGAACATACCAGGTCTTGTGGAGAACATAATGGCCCAGAGCCTCACTCCCAAATACTGGATTCTGATCGATGACGGTTCCTCTGACAACTCAACACAAGTGTTTGTAGACCTCCTTAAAAAGCATCACATATCCTATTCCATAACATATGGCGATAAAAAACAAACTCCAAACCCCAACTTGCAAGGTCGAGCTTTTAGAAGAGTGCGAGAACTCAACTCGGACTGGCTTGACAAGAATCAGTTCGACTTCCTCATCAAGATCGATGCCGACACAAGACTCCCAGAGGACTACATTGAACGCGCAGTAGACCTCCTTCAGAAAGATCCGCAAATCGGCTGTTTCTCCGGACAGGTGCTTGGAGATCGCCGGAGGAGAATGCCCTCAGGAACTGGAAGACTAGTCCGGTGGGGCGTAGTGAAATTGACCAGAAACAGGTATTGGGATCTTGATCCTGATACTCTATGGGACATCAAGGCAATTCTACATGGGTATAGAATAATGGTAGGGGATGAATCATTTACCATAAAGACAATTCGACCCACTGCAGTTCATAGCCCAAGGGGCGCATATCTAATGGGGCAACGAATGGCCTATGTCAGGTGTAACACGCTTTTAGTAGTAGCACGGTCAATCAAACGCGTCGTTAAGCGAGACTGCCCGTTGCAATTTCTCAAAGGATACCTCAGCGAATGGCTAAAAATGGGAAACCCATGGCGCTCCAATGACCCAGATGTCCGATATTTCTATGGACTATCATATTTTATAAAATACGGCCTGAAAACATGA
- a CDS encoding glycosyltransferase family 2 protein, which produces MVRVMALTEYFNEEENIPGLVENIMAQSLTPEYWILIDDGSTDNSTQVFVDLLEKYDVPYSITYGEKKQNPSPNLKGRAFRRVQELNSDWLDKNQFDFLIKLDADTRLPEGYIERAVDLLQKDPRIGCFSGQVLGEYLGKMPCGTGKLVRWEVIKLTRGQYWDLDPDALWNIKAHLHGFKVLVGNESFTMKTTRPTRLLSGRGAYLMGQRMAYVRCNTILVITRLIRRLLNRSYPLQFLKGYLKEWLKPHNRWRSDDPDIKYFYSLRYRWDLKRGIRIRT; this is translated from the coding sequence ATGGTCAGAGTCATGGCACTCACTGAATATTTCAACGAGGAGGAAAACATACCAGGTCTTGTGGAAAACATAATGGCCCAGAGCCTCACTCCCGAGTACTGGATTCTGATCGATGATGGCTCTACAGACAACTCAACACAAGTGTTCGTAGACCTCCTCGAAAAATACGACGTGCCATATTCAATCACCTATGGCGAGAAAAAGCAAAACCCTAGCCCGAACTTGAAAGGTCGAGCTTTTAGAAGAGTGCAAGAACTCAACTCGGACTGGCTTGACAAGAATCAGTTCGACTTCCTCATTAAACTCGATGCCGACACAAGACTCCCAGAGGGCTACATTGAACGTGCAGTAGACCTCCTTCAGAAAGATCCGCGAATCGGCTGTTTCTCCGGACAGGTGCTTGGTGAATATCTCGGAAAAATGCCATGTGGAACCGGAAAACTTGTACGTTGGGAAGTCATCAAGCTGACTAGAGGGCAATACTGGGATCTCGATCCTGACGCCTTATGGAACATTAAGGCACACCTTCATGGGTTCAAGGTCTTGGTCGGAAACGAGTCCTTCACCATGAAGACTACTCGACCGACACGTCTTCTTAGTGGAAGAGGGGCATACTTAATGGGACAACGTATGGCCTACGTCAGATGTAACACTATTCTCGTGATAACCAGATTAATTAGACGACTTCTCAATCGATCGTATCCGTTACAATTTCTCAAAGGATACCTCAAAGAATGGCTGAAACCACATAATCGATGGCGCTCTGATGATCCGGATATAAAATATTTCTACAGCCTAAGATATCGTTGGGACTTAAAGCGTGGAATACGAATACGCACATAA
- a CDS encoding glycosyltransferase family 2 protein, protein MVRVMALTEYFNEEENIPGLVENIMAQSLTPEYWILIDDGSTDNSTQVFVDLLEKYDVPYSITYGEKKQNPSPNLKGRAFRRVQELNSDWLDKNQFDFLIKLDADTRLPEGYIERAVDLLQKDPRIGCFSGQVLGEYLGKMPCGTGKLVRWEVIKLTRGQYWDLDPDTLWNIKAHLHGFKVLVGNESFTMKTTRPTLLLSRRGAFLMGQRTAYIRTNTLLVFKSLIKKIFDRAYPLQFLKGYLSEWLRPWNRWRSNDPDIKYFYSLKYRWDLRHGRREKL, encoded by the coding sequence ATGGTCAGAGTCATGGCACTCACTGAATATTTCAACGAGGAGGAAAACATACCAGGTCTTGTGGAAAACATAATGGCCCAGAGCCTCACTCCCGAGTACTGGATTCTGATCGATGATGGCTCTACAGACAACTCAACACAAGTGTTCGTAGACCTCCTCGAAAAATACGACGTGCCATATTCAATCACCTATGGCGAGAAAAAGCAAAACCCTAGCCCGAACTTGAAAGGTCGAGCTTTTAGAAGAGTGCAAGAACTCAACTCGGACTGGCTTGACAAGAATCAGTTCGACTTCCTCATTAAACTCGATGCCGACACAAGACTCCCAGAGGGCTACATTGAACGTGCAGTAGACCTCCTTCAGAAAGATCCGCGAATCGGCTGTTTCTCCGGACAGGTGCTTGGTGAATATCTCGGAAAAATGCCATGTGGAACCGGAAAACTTGTACGTTGGGAAGTCATCAAGCTGACTAGAGGGCAATACTGGGATCTCGATCCTGACACCCTATGGAACATCAAGGCACACCTTCATGGGTTCAAGGTCTTGGTCGGAAACGAGTCCTTCACCATGAAGACTACTCGACCGACATTACTTCTTAGTCGTAGAGGCGCCTTCTTAATGGGACAACGAACAGCATATATCAGAACCAACACGTTACTTGTATTCAAGTCATTAATTAAAAAAATCTTCGATAGAGCATACCCATTACAATTTCTCAAGGGGTACCTTAGCGAATGGCTAAGACCATGGAATCGATGGCGTTCTAACGATCCTGATATAAAATACTTTTACAGCCTGAAGTATCGTTGGGATTTACGACACGGCCGAAGAGAGAAATTGTAA
- a CDS encoding transposase encodes MSLRFKKTLRRRFTALHAVVDTDTLLVLAARVRSRPGGDARHMVALLDQVVAPQLERVYGDKAYLSRKGERPVHP; translated from the coding sequence TTGTCGCTGCGGTTCAAAAAGACGCTGAGACGGCGATTTACTGCACTCCACGCCGTCGTGGACACCGACACCCTCCTGGTCCTTGCAGCACGGGTCCGGTCCCGACCCGGGGGCGATGCCAGACACATGGTCGCCCTCCTTGATCAGGTCGTGGCCCCACAACTCGAACGGGTCTACGGGGACAAGGCCTACCTCTCCCGAAAGGGCGAACGTCCAGTACATCCATGA